The sequence below is a genomic window from Humulus lupulus chromosome 3, drHumLupu1.1, whole genome shotgun sequence.
TTAATGCAAAGAATCAAGTTATATGTCTCTAAATTTGAAGTGGTGAAcacaatttttaagtttttttttataggtTATTTGAGCttgagatattttttttaatttttttttttttgcgaagAGAAGTTAATTACCACTAGATGTCTATAGTTACTTTTTCAAAGAATCTTGGTTCTCTAACTATTTATCATCTATAAGCCAAGAATTTCTTTTTTTCATTATAAATTTCTCCTTTGTGTTTGTGGAGTTCGTGTTTGGTAAAGGAAAGAGATTAGATGACAGTTgatatatgaaaaatatatattgtatttatttGTTCTTTAAAAATAGGCAACTAATATTTTGAGTGCGTCTAGCTTAATTGTATAACATTTTTAAATTTGTATGAGGATCTATGGTATTTTGACATAGTaatgtaaatataattatatataagcCAGCTtctaaataaatatacatatatatttctcTCTTTCTTTGGTATAAATAACATATATAGGAAGCCAGAAAGGGATGTTCTTTGCCAAAAATTAAGAGAGAGTTGTGTCCAACTTGCTATATATAGGTGGTATTATTAGCATAATTAGCTTGCCATTTATACTATTCACCTCTTTAATAATTAATATAGTgacgtatatatatattaagtagaAGCAACATGCAATACAtgtttctttaattttaaaattataaatattatctataattttaataaacactgattttttaaaatatatatatatataatagaatgaattataattcttaaacactgattttaaaaaaaatatatatatatataatagaatgaattataattctatgTAAAtattacatgacatatatataaaatacaataatatttaaaaagaaattaataatataaataaaataaaaatagaaaaagttatAGTGTATGCActaatatacatgcatcaactatttttagtttctaatgtatctcacgatgtcctttggtgaatttgatgaagaaaaaaaacttcactttataaaaaacaaactatcacacaaatttataagataaaaaaatgacatgtatgtctttattatttttaaataaatgttatttaattatttaaattatcataaatatcttattttaattttgtttaattatctatttatttaagtttaaatcatgtttacaatttatcattatatatgagaatattatgttaaatataagaatattttgttaaaattaactgaaaaaaaaataaaaaattgttaaaactaaaaatttatatTATCTCCAAACTTTTAATATAGAAGAGAGAAGAAATATGAATATATAGATATATCCCTATATATTTGGTGCAAATTAAAATTCAACACAGCAAAAATTGACATTTGGTTAAGATGATttgataaataattattaattataaatttagatGTAATAAAAGTGCAAGGCTATAACTAATGAAAATAATTAGTTCCCTTGTTCTTGGTGGTGGATTTTGTGCTTTTCAAAAGGTATTGTGGAAATTTAGAATGCTTTTGTGTTTTGACTCAACAAAGATATTCATTTTAACACTCCATTTACCACTAGGAAAATTGAAACGTGAGAAATGTATCAAGACTAGCTACCGTTTATGCTAATTGTACACAAAACATATATTAATTGAGCTGATTAATTATATATAGGACACACTTTAATCAACTCTTGGAAAAAGCTTTGTCTGATATAATCACATGCATTAATTCGATATGTGTGGTCCTACGTACTCCTATATGGATGGTAGTGAACAGCTTGTCTTGTGTAGCTAGTCAAAGACAATTTATATTGTACGTAGTGGAAGGCGATCGATGTGACGTGACAcctttgatttaattatttaatgaaaagtttaaccaAGATTAATTAGCTCCAAATGAGTTTTAAAGATTTGAGTATTTTTCCTTCTCCATCAATTTCATTGTAAAAAGAcggctaattttttttaatgtattttttatACAATTCAACTTGAATCTCTCATTTTTCTTAGGGTCGCTAcctttggtaccctgtgtttttgacaaaattttatctatcaaatctgagtctagggtatcaaatatgtataattttaaaatacatgacaccatatgagtattattgaaaacatagggtaccaaaatgatactttgcaaaaacatagggtaccaaatgaataAATTCTCTTTTTCTTATACTCATTGGTATACTTAGCTGATGTTTGGTTGATGGTAATAGAATAAAATTTGTTTGATTGCATTTTAGAGTATTAGAATATTATTACAGTGAAATAATTTTTCTACCATTTTAGTAGAATGACTTTTCCATTTAAAATTATGAGAAAAATAACATTCCAATGCaagcttaaaaaaaattaataatttttttattcaattaatttttattttatttcattcatatttatttttacaTTCTTAGAGCATTAGTAACCGAACGGCAATACCCCATATATATGGGGTTGCTGTGCATAAATCTCTCAAACTGAGCGGTATATGTTACTGCATTTAGTCGTGTGTCAACAGTGACATGGCATATATGTCGTGCATTATttacacaaattttttttaatatatatttcatatttttttaaaagataaatatatttatatcttatatatatatataaacatatgaatattaaaaaataatataataataaagaatatattttttggtataatttttagtgttgtggttggaatggaaaaaaaatataatactaAGATTCCTTAATTTTGGTGTTAGTGCAACACCATATATGAGGTTATGGGTTAGAGATACTCTTATTCGTCTATTTTTATTCCATTCAACCAAATGCcactttaatttaattatttaactttgCCCCaagtaattttaaataaattcattGATTAAAAAtttctattaaaaaatatattttatgtataaaattctCATTTTTCTATATTAATTAGGAAACAAATATCTTAAAAAGATTCAAAATTTGTTTTCCACCTACTTATTGGACTTTATAACTAGATTCCAAAAGATGGTGTAGAAATGTAGGTTAAAAGGATATCTTTTGGGATATTTTGACTGTATAcactttttaaattaaaaaaaaaaaattattataaattgaaCATTCGTTTGACATTGCCACTAATTTTTTCTcctttttaaaagaaataaaaattattatcGAAAACAAGTAGTAACATTTGACATTATTATTTAAAAGAacggttttaaaaaaaaagttacaagaagagcaaaaaaaaatattttttttgtgtttttcaaattattttttttgtttttaattattttctctttcatattattttgtatcattatttattataagcttttgaaatattttatttttgtaaatatatttattaattttttattgaagagtttttattttgaaaaaatctaaaaaaaattatttttcttagaaaacattaacaaatactttttgttttttttaaaacaacaaaACTcgttttctattcttatttttgaTAATATAACTTTTGTAAACAAAAATCAATGTCAAATATTAACTTTGATAATATAACTTTGGTACATTTCTTTTCCATTTCTTTTTATTACTATTgtgttttttaatattttatttttcttcatttggttaattgttaatttaattatttttattatacatttTGATTGAAAAAATAcagatttaatatatatatataaatatgtataatttaaTTCCATTATATTAGTTAGTCATGTAGGTTTTAGCCATATGAATTTAGTAACAACGAAGTAACCAAATTTGATTGGTAGCTTTGCTAGTAAGTAGTAACAATGACTAAAAACTAGTAGGAATAAAAAATTTAGCTTTAATACTATTTTATAAATGTTAGTTATAATGAAAATGGACATCTTATAAAATGACTGAATAATATTTTTGGTGATTAATCCAAAAATCGTCATCAAGAAAAGTTGTCTTATAAAtatcaattatttttttatttatctttttctttttaaaaaaaatctatatacTTCAAAGATGTATGTCGTGAAATCTAAGTAATTGGACATAGGCTAACGATAACTTATAGTTTGTGATTATTTTTCGTGATTTTTAAGATTTGTCAAATAAATTATATGACAATTTCATCACCATTTGTTGTCCACTTTTATCACcatattaaaatatcatttttttttatagtgtcaaattatatatacttttttaAAAGTCACCCagaaaataatcataaaaaatttACACTtatttatgaagaaaaaataggCAATTTGGGACGGACTAATAATGTTAGAGcgataattttaaaaaaaatgataagatTATCTTATTAGTAACACATTTTAGATTCTTTATTCCCATAACGTGTTAcatattttatattcattttacTTTTCATGGCTTAAAAATGAAAACTACTTAAACAAAAGAAATTGCATAATACTAAGTTGAATCTATATAGTTGCACACGTAATTAGACATGTCATCAAATACTGTGTTTTTAATGCCATCAATGTCAATAAACTAATTATTATCAAGGTAATAGGTGAAAAtgacttgtttttttttaatcCTTGTGTACTTTGtcatagttttaataattttttgtaaaatgataTCTGTTTAAAATTTAgactaattatatgaatttttcGACTACCTGtctgaaatttttttattaactgtttgaattttttgattatTTGTCTGAAATTTTTTGActaattatttgtatttttcgACGACCTATTTGAAAAATTCCGACCACCTATCTCGAATGTAAGAggtcattttacaaaatattatcagaactaattcaaattgaaaaataactttaaaaaatagatTATTTTGCCCCGAGACTCTATTTTCAAACAATAGTCTTAAATAAACATGTTATATGTGCGCCTCACGTTAGTGTCCCACATAACTAGCTCGTAAGTCGTAAATTAATGTCAGTCCGCTTTTAAATTTCATTTTTgtttagattttaaaaaaaaactctaaaTTTCAAGAGGATGAAATCAACTGATAATATATGTTGAGTATATAAGTCATGTTATATATTATTGAATAACAAGCCcataattattgatttttttggAAATACAATTGATTAATGATTATATATAAATCTAGATTTTACTACGACTACAATTTGAGAGAAACGCGAAAGCGAAAGCTTTTGAGATTGGTTATCTATATTTTCCGTACGAGTTGTACTTTAATTACATGCATACTAAAAAGAAATGCAATTTTTGTATTTgagtattatttttttaaaataatgttgTTACTATATTTTATCATTTAGTTAACTTCCATCAATAATTAACTTCTATTACGTATTTTAGaaccttttttttttggtttgggAAACATTTTAGAACCACTTGtattatacataaataaattaGTGAATATACAATTAAAACTTGCTTATAGTAATTTAGTAAGGAtaaatttgtaaataaaatttaattagaaaattatactTATATTGAACTTGACGATTTTGTGAACTATATACATGttctaaattcaaaataaaaatactatttaaaTTCCACTTCTAATTCTTTTACGCTAAAATATTATGCAAAATATAACAGGCTATTATAATTCTTTTAATTACCAATTTCCAAGAAATTTGCATTAAATGACATATAACATGACCACCAGACAGGAAATTAATACAGGGAACAGACAGGAAATTAATACAGGGAACGTTggtaggatattcaaatttttagcagtgattttttttttttttttttgaatatgtatattgtatttatttagaatattttataactttttagaaaattttaaaaatttattatactaaaaattaagttcaaacatgttattttccacatgtataaaaaaaattagtcacacgtgcaacaatCTATTATTAAACTagtttttggcactgtaaattattcagaattttttgaaaatttgtaccctactctaaataactacaatatacataatcatgaaaaaaaatcacataaaaaacTATTAACAAATTAAGAACGTAAAAGAACTCCTACTGGTAGAGCTCTTTTTGAATTCACTCCCATTCAAATTTCATCCTCTTAAAATTAAAGTGACCAAAAAGACTGtagattatttatttttatgattattagtaattaataaaaaatgctTTGAAAATTGGGTAGAAAGCTAAATACCAAAACTCGAAGGATAATATTGTCAAAAGCAAAAggatgattaaataaataaatcttgACTTAATGTTTAGCCACGAACAACCATTTCTATATTTACTTCTGTGCAATCTAATTTAGGAATCGTGTTATGTTGTTATCAAGCTAAGCCTCACAAAATAAACGACCACAAAAATTGTAATAAAAGTTTAGGTAATTAATCTCGATCCTCTAACTAAAATAGGCCAAATTGAAACAAATTACCGGAATCAGCactcccaattttttttttatataaaaatttcaCCAAAATTCGTATAAAACCCCAAACCCAACCAACGGCGACAAAGAAGCCTAGGCCTCCCTCTCTTTGATCTCATCAATTATTACGGAGAGACCTGAGAAAGAATaactaaataatttaaaaaaaaaaaaaaaaccctccaAATATTATTGTATAGAGTTAGTATAGAATTTTAGGAAGAAAATATACTTATTTTAAAATGGCTTTCAACGTCTCTAAATCTTTCTCAATGGTCTTTCTGGCAATGGCTATTTTATTAGTTTTTACCGGCCCAACCCACGGCCGCAGCCTCCGCCTCAAGGGGCGTCGCTCAGGCGGCGATATTTGCCGAAGAGCCGACTACACCGCCGTATGCCGCGCCGCCGTGAAGGGCCAGAAGAACCCGTTCGTTGCCACCCAATTGGCAGTAAAGCAACTGATTTCGTCGACTTTCGGCGCGAAAAAAGCGGCGTCGAAAGGGGGAAGGGGGTCCCCGGTTCTCGGGATCTGCAGAGAAAATTACGATGATGCCCTTAGTAACCTACAGTCGAGTTTGAGCAAGATGAGGGCCCACGATAAGGGCAGCTTTAATAGCTACGTGTCCGCGTCCCTGACCGATTTTGTCACGTGCGACGATGCGTTTTCCGAAATGGGCATGAGTTCACCGCTGACGAGAACCAACGCCAGGCTCCGCCAAATGGCCAGTAATATCTTGTACTTGGCCACTTTGTGGCGCTAAAGCTAATGGACTAGGCAATTGGGCTTGGGCCTGACCTTGAGCTTTCAGTGCTATTATTTGGATTTGATTTGtttcactaatttttttttcttttttaaaattgatttttttaattgtttttttattcGGAAAAAGTGTTCATATACTGAAGAAGTCAGTGCGCTTCGGTGCCATATTTGTTTGTTGT
It includes:
- the LOC133820937 gene encoding uncharacterized protein LOC133820937; the encoded protein is MAFNVSKSFSMVFLAMAILLVFTGPTHGRSLRLKGRRSGGDICRRADYTAVCRAAVKGQKNPFVATQLAVKQLISSTFGAKKAASKGGRGSPVLGICRENYDDALSNLQSSLSKMRAHDKGSFNSYVSASLTDFVTCDDAFSEMGMSSPLTRTNARLRQMASNILYLATLWR